From a region of the Triticum aestivum cultivar Chinese Spring chromosome 7D, IWGSC CS RefSeq v2.1, whole genome shotgun sequence genome:
- the LOC123170505 gene encoding protein STRICTOSIDINE SYNTHASE-LIKE 10-like — translation MGCGMSRLLKATAALVILVLLFMPGAMAAAAASFDASRTQQLPLPPGEVHGPESVAFDAQGRGPYSGVSDGRILRWNGPKLGWTTYAYGPGYDSETCTTCRFGTEADIESRCGRPLGLRFNEKTGDLYVADAYKGLMRVPPGGGEATVLADQIDGMPLRFTNRVYVDQVTGQVYFTHSSMNYDRSEHEMVTKTGDSTGRLMMYDPRTSDVIMLQPRMTYPNGVSLSTDRTHLVVTSTGPCKLLRHWIRGVDAGKSEPFADLPGYPDNVRPDRKGGYWVALHREKNELPFGLDSHLLAVRVGADGKIVEQMRGSKKVRPTEIMERDDGKLYLGSVKLPYVGVVKRK, via the coding sequence ATGGGCTGCGGCATGAGCCGCCTCCTCAAGGCCACCGCCGCTCTCGTCATACTCGTCCTTCTCTTCATGCCCGGGGCCATGGcagccgccgccgcaagcttcgaCGCCTCCCGGACACAGCAGCTGCCCCTGCCGCCCGGAGAAGTGCACGGGCCGGAGAGCGTCGCCTTCGACGCTCAGGGCCGAGGCCCGTACAGCGGCGTATCCGACGGCCGTATCCTGAGGTGGAATGGGCCCAAGCTCGGCTGGACAACATACGCCTACGGACCAGGCTACGACAGCGAAACGTGCACGACATGCAGGTTTGGCACGGAGGCGGACATAGAGAGCCGCTGCGGCCGCCCGCTTGGCCTGCGCTTCAACGAGAAAACGGGCGACCTCTACGTGGCCGATGCGTACAAAGGGCTTATGCGTGTGCCGCCCGGCGGTGGGGAGGCCACCGTGTTGGCCGACCAGATTGATGGCATGCCGTTGCGCTTCACCAACAGGGTTTACGTCGATCAAGTCACCGGTCAAGTCTACTTCACCCACAGCTCGATGAACTACGACAGGTCTGAACACGAGATGGTCACCAAGACGGGGGACTCCACGGGCCGCCTCATGATGTATGATCCACGAACATCGGACGTCATCATGCTCCAACCTAGGATGACATACCCGAACGGTGTCTCGCTCAGCACCGACCGCACGCACCTCGTGGTCACATCTACCGGCCCATGCAAGCTGCTGAGGCACTGGATAAGAGGGGTCGACGCGGGCAAGTCCGAGCCATTTGCCGACCTGCCGGGCTACCCAGATAATGTCAGGCCCGACAGGAAAGGAGGTTATTGGGTGGCGTTGCACCGTGAGAAGAATGAGTTGCCCTTTGGCCTTGATAGCCATCTTCTTGCTGTCAGGGTCGGGGCTGATGGGAAGATAGTCGAGCAGATGAGAGGGTCAAAGAAAGTCAGGCCAACCGAGATCATGGAAAGAGACGACGGCAAACTCTACCTGGGTTCGGTGAAGCTTCCTTATGTCGGCGTAGTAAAAAGGAAGTAG
- the LOC123167985 gene encoding very-long-chain 3-oxoacyl-CoA reductase 1: MGAEALLRQQEPWFVSLAILGALYVAAFACRLLHISGIALCLRGPKDLRRRYGAWAVVTGPTSGIGRSMSLELARCGLNLIIVGRDPAKLQNIAGTVSKTHGVLTKTVQFDFSLVSTPQGEEAMGRLRQAVDGLEVGVLVNNAGVATPHATYLHEADAEAWVRMIRVNLLAVTEVTAAVLPGMVERGRGAVVNIGSGAAEALPSYPLYSVYAATKRYVAQLSRSLYVEYRVKGIDVQCQAPLYVDTKMVTNMVTRGGLLSWLIFPTSDAYARAAARWIGHRRPVCMPNLGHRLQWCFSHFVPDRVLAAHRLHENLRQRAVFQQLRSSSGQSTVGRR, from the exons ATGGGCGCAGAGGCTCTGCTCCGGCAGCAGGAGCCATGGTTCGTCTCGCTGGCCATACTTGGCGCCCTCTACGTCGCGGCCTTCGCGTGTCGCCTCCTACACATCTCCGGCATCGCGCTCTGCCTGCGCGGCCCCAAGGACCTTCGCCGCCGCTATGGGGCGTGGGCCGTCGTCACCGGCCCGACATCCGGCATCGGCCGCTCCATGTCCCTGGAGCTCGCGCGGTGCGGCCTCAACCTCATCATCGTCGGCCGCGACCCCGCCAAGCTCCAGAACATCGCCGGAACCGTCTCCAAAACCCACGGAGTGCTAACCAAGACCGTGCAGTTTGACTTCTCCCTCGTCTCCACTCCTCAAG GGGAAGAGGCGATGGGGCGGCTCCGGCAGGCGGTGGATGGGCTGGAGGTGGGAGTGCTGGTGAACAACGCCGGCGTGGCGACGCCGCATGCAACGTACCTCCACGAGGCCGACGCGGAGGCGTGGGTGAGGATGATACGGGTCAACCTGTTGGCCGTGACGGAGGTGACAGCGGCCGTGCTGCCCGGcatggtggagcgggggaggggcGCCGTGGTCAACATCGGCTCCGGCGCCGCAGAGGCGTTGCCCTCCTACCCGCTCTACTCCGTCTACGCCGCCACCAAGCGCTATGTTGCTCAGTTGTCCAGGAGCCTATACGTTGAGTATAGGGTCAAGGGAATCGATGTGCAGTGTCAGGCACCGCTGTACGTAGACACGAAGATGGTGACGAACATGGTGACGCGGGGAGGGCTCCTGTCCTGGCTGATCTTTCCGACGTCGGACGCGTACGCTCGTGCTGCGGCGCGCTGGATCGGGCACCGCCGCCCGGTCTGCATGCCCAACCTCGGTCACCGGCTGCAGTGGTGCTTCTCCCACTTTGTCCCGGATCGCGTCCTCGCCGCGCACCGCCTCCACGAGAACCTCCGGCAGCGGGCCGTCTTCCAGCAGCTCAGGTCATCATCAGGCCAGAGCACCGTCGGACGTCGTTAG